One part of the Anaeromyxobacter sp. Fw109-5 genome encodes these proteins:
- a CDS encoding 4Fe-4S dicluster domain-containing protein, with protein sequence MTDRKSLPVVADEPADPSRRAFMRTAAAGAAVAALSSCGVEMEDFLRGHFKELSPDELRGVLAKVEKKNLERFGKKTTVAATGPRPGVEFGYGLDLSRCVGCRRCVYACVEENNQSRQSPQIHWIRVLEMEKERGVDLAHANHYYEADAVPRPGKFYMPVQCQQCRNPPCVKACPTQATWKEPDGIVVIDYDWCIGCRCCMSACPYGARHFNWATPNLPAGELNPNQHYLGNRPRPKGVVEKCTFCIQRTRAGRYPACVEVCPVGARKFGNLLDPESEIRRVMETKRVFVFKEELATHPQFYYFYAT encoded by the coding sequence ATGACCGATCGGAAGAGCCTGCCCGTGGTCGCGGACGAGCCCGCGGATCCCTCGCGCCGCGCCTTCATGCGGACGGCCGCCGCCGGCGCCGCCGTGGCGGCGCTGTCCTCCTGCGGCGTGGAGATGGAGGACTTCCTCCGCGGCCACTTCAAGGAGCTCTCGCCGGACGAGCTCCGGGGCGTGCTCGCCAAGGTGGAGAAGAAGAACCTCGAGCGCTTCGGCAAGAAGACCACGGTCGCGGCCACCGGGCCGCGCCCGGGCGTCGAGTTCGGCTACGGCCTCGACCTGTCGCGCTGCGTCGGTTGCCGCCGCTGCGTGTACGCCTGCGTGGAGGAGAACAACCAGTCGCGGCAGAGCCCGCAGATCCACTGGATCCGGGTGCTCGAGATGGAGAAGGAGCGGGGCGTCGACCTCGCCCACGCGAACCACTACTACGAGGCGGACGCGGTGCCGCGGCCGGGCAAGTTCTACATGCCGGTGCAGTGCCAGCAGTGCCGCAACCCACCCTGCGTGAAGGCGTGCCCGACGCAGGCGACGTGGAAGGAGCCGGACGGCATCGTCGTCATCGACTACGACTGGTGCATCGGCTGCCGCTGCTGCATGTCCGCCTGCCCCTACGGCGCGCGCCACTTCAACTGGGCCACGCCGAACCTGCCCGCCGGCGAGCTGAACCCGAACCAGCACTACCTCGGCAACCGGCCGCGGCCCAAGGGCGTGGTGGAGAAGTGCACCTTCTGCATCCAGCGCACGCGCGCGGGCCGCTACCCGGCCTGCGTGGAGGTCTGCCCGGTCGGCGCCCGCAAGTTCGGTAACCTCCTCGACCCGGAGAGCGAGATCCGCAGGGTGATGGAGACGAAGCGGGTGTTCGTCTTCAAGGAGGAGCTCGCCACGCACCCGCAGTTCTACTACTTCTACGCGACCTAG
- a CDS encoding TIGR04013 family B12-binding domain/radical SAM domain-containing protein, whose protein sequence is MTTLVLHYRRTARHALNVLLGAVEAHPATAEIPAVVATSPEAVIDAAAAALASGRCPVVAWSFYTASFDEVAAELARVRAALPDGRVLHVAGGPHASAEPAATLGAGFDLVAVGEGEETLPALLARLSVGDDPRAGPGLAWLDGGGVRTSGRAAPVDLDALPPFAPRAARIGPLEVTRGCAWACRFCQTPFLFRARFRHRSLESIRRWARHLAALETRDLRVLTPSALSWGSPDGGCDLAAIEALLATLREAIGPDRRLFVGSFPSELRPEHVSAEALALLRRYCDNRTLVIGGQSGSDRLLVSMRRGHDAESVTRAARLALEAGFTPSVDFIFGLPGETEDDRIATRGQMQGLAAMGARVHAHAFMPLPGTPWGGAAPGRIDGTTRALLGRLAASGAAHGQWRRQERGPLGMTRKGA, encoded by the coding sequence GTGACGACCCTCGTCCTCCATTACCGCCGGACGGCGCGGCACGCGCTCAACGTGCTGCTCGGCGCGGTCGAGGCACACCCCGCCACCGCGGAGATCCCGGCGGTCGTCGCGACCTCGCCCGAGGCGGTGATCGACGCCGCCGCTGCGGCGCTGGCGAGCGGGCGGTGCCCGGTGGTGGCGTGGTCCTTCTACACCGCGAGCTTCGACGAGGTGGCCGCCGAGCTCGCCCGCGTCCGCGCGGCGCTGCCGGACGGGCGCGTGCTGCACGTCGCGGGCGGGCCGCACGCGAGCGCGGAGCCGGCGGCCACGCTCGGGGCCGGCTTCGACCTCGTGGCGGTAGGAGAAGGGGAGGAGACGCTGCCCGCGTTGCTCGCGCGGCTCTCCGTCGGCGACGATCCCCGCGCCGGCCCTGGCCTCGCCTGGCTCGACGGCGGCGGAGTGCGCACGAGCGGACGCGCCGCTCCGGTGGACCTCGACGCGCTCCCGCCCTTCGCGCCGCGCGCGGCGCGCATCGGGCCGCTGGAGGTCACGCGCGGCTGCGCGTGGGCCTGCCGCTTCTGCCAGACGCCGTTCCTCTTCCGCGCCCGATTCCGGCACCGATCGCTCGAATCGATCCGCCGCTGGGCGCGCCACCTCGCCGCCCTCGAGACGCGCGACCTGCGCGTCCTGACGCCCTCCGCGCTCTCGTGGGGCTCGCCGGACGGGGGCTGCGATCTCGCCGCGATCGAGGCGCTGCTCGCGACGTTGCGGGAGGCCATCGGACCCGATCGTCGGCTCTTCGTGGGGTCCTTTCCGTCGGAGCTCCGGCCGGAGCACGTGTCTGCCGAGGCGCTCGCGCTCCTCCGCCGCTACTGCGACAACCGCACGCTCGTCATCGGAGGTCAGTCCGGCTCCGACCGGCTGCTCGTCTCGATGCGGCGGGGCCACGACGCGGAGAGCGTCACGCGGGCCGCGCGCCTGGCGCTCGAGGCGGGGTTCACGCCGTCCGTGGACTTCATCTTCGGCCTCCCGGGCGAGACGGAGGACGACCGAATCGCCACGCGGGGGCAGATGCAGGGGCTCGCGGCGATGGGAGCGCGGGTCCACGCGCACGCCTTCATGCCACTGCCCGGCACGCCCTGGGGCGGCGCGGCCCCCGGGCGGATCGACGGGACGACGAGGGCGCTGCTGGGCCGCCTGGCGGCCTCGGGAGCGGCCCACGGTCAATGGCGGAGGCAGGAGCGGGGCCCGCTCGGCATGACGCGCAAGGGTGCGTAG
- a CDS encoding CPBP family intramembrane glutamic endopeptidase, producing the protein MPPPPSDLSRRRAGLGPRLAGFVAAFLAATLAARGVRLLLTGRARLAPGPAASAEPYFLLYRLTGVAAVLLASWLALRFLESRRLADLGLGGGVRKAAYDGARGATLASGIFVAGFAALLVTGHARIVGTTLDWRALALQAAPATLLVGLYEELLFRGYLFQAIVERLRPWPAILLVSGVFGAIHYPNPGVTALGAAATALYGVLLGALLVRTRSLWTCIGFHFAGNLVQAALLGSRASGMSFGASILSVDYRPTLFAGAPSGLEAAAPTLLVALLALAWVLRCGAWSARDGARVLWSGAGPPPPTATRSGTRSTPPS; encoded by the coding sequence ATGCCTCCTCCCCCTTCCGACCTCTCCCGGCGGCGCGCCGGCCTGGGGCCTCGCCTCGCTGGCTTCGTCGCCGCCTTCCTCGCCGCGACGCTGGCTGCGCGGGGCGTGCGGCTTCTGCTGACCGGCCGGGCGCGGCTCGCTCCCGGACCCGCTGCGAGCGCGGAGCCCTACTTCCTGCTGTATCGCCTGACGGGGGTGGCCGCGGTGCTCCTCGCGTCGTGGCTCGCGTTGCGGTTCCTCGAGTCGCGCCGCCTCGCCGACCTCGGGCTCGGAGGCGGCGTCCGGAAGGCTGCGTACGACGGCGCCCGTGGCGCCACCCTCGCGAGCGGCATCTTCGTCGCCGGGTTCGCCGCGCTCCTCGTCACGGGGCACGCCCGCATCGTGGGCACGACGCTCGACTGGCGCGCCCTGGCGCTTCAGGCGGCCCCGGCAACGCTCCTCGTCGGCCTGTACGAGGAGCTCCTGTTCCGCGGATACCTCTTCCAGGCCATCGTGGAGCGGCTCCGCCCCTGGCCCGCGATCCTGCTCGTCTCCGGCGTGTTCGGCGCGATCCACTATCCGAACCCCGGGGTCACCGCACTCGGCGCGGCCGCGACGGCGCTCTACGGAGTCCTCCTCGGCGCTCTCCTGGTCCGAACCCGCAGCCTCTGGACCTGCATCGGCTTCCACTTCGCGGGCAACCTGGTTCAGGCTGCGCTGCTCGGCTCGCGCGCGAGCGGGATGAGCTTCGGGGCGAGCATTCTCAGCGTCGATTACCGGCCGACGCTCTTCGCCGGCGCGCCGAGCGGCCTCGAGGCCGCGGCGCCGACCCTGCTCGTCGCCCTCCTCGCGCTGGCGTGGGTGCTGCGATGCGGCGCGTGGAGCGCGCGGGACGGCGCGCGGGTGCTGTGGTCCGGCGCGGGTCCGCCTCCGCCTACTGCCACTCGCAGCGGAACTCGCAGCACTCCGCCTTCCTAG
- a CDS encoding TIGR02265 family protein → MPDSSSASTPSGTRATGKVKGTLLLARLKYLEAQGPERAGRVVRHLSKADQEALRGIVLQSGWYPADLLLRLEMTAAAILSNGDRIRLFLDMGRFSAATNLGPAGVQRAFVREGDPQRFLADVPRMYSSQHSSGRRVHEATGERAALVRTFGDEEIVAEDCLTTVGWLQHAIELCGGRGVSVVETRCRSRKAECCEFRCEWQ, encoded by the coding sequence ATGCCCGACAGCTCGAGCGCCTCGACCCCGAGTGGAACGCGCGCCACGGGAAAGGTGAAGGGAACGCTTCTCCTCGCGCGCCTCAAGTATCTGGAGGCCCAGGGGCCCGAGCGGGCGGGGCGGGTGGTGCGCCACCTCTCGAAGGCCGATCAGGAGGCGCTCCGGGGGATCGTGCTCCAGAGCGGCTGGTACCCCGCGGACCTCTTGCTCCGTCTCGAGATGACCGCGGCGGCGATCCTGTCCAACGGCGATCGCATCCGGCTCTTCCTGGACATGGGCCGCTTCAGCGCAGCGACGAACCTCGGGCCCGCCGGAGTCCAGCGCGCGTTCGTGCGCGAGGGAGACCCACAGCGGTTCCTCGCGGACGTCCCTCGCATGTACTCGTCGCAGCACTCCTCCGGGCGCCGGGTCCACGAGGCGACCGGAGAGCGCGCCGCGCTGGTCCGCACGTTCGGCGACGAGGAGATCGTCGCAGAGGACTGCCTGACGACGGTCGGCTGGCTCCAGCACGCGATCGAGCTCTGCGGCGGCCGGGGCGTGAGCGTGGTCGAGACCCGCTGCCGGTCTAGGAAGGCGGAGTGCTGCGAGTTCCGCTGCGAGTGGCAGTAG
- a CDS encoding chloride channel protein, translated as MPPGGAPPLFFRSLRDFLRILPAAAQRFWVLVIATGLLSGLGAGALLYVLRLVQGLAWPDADRFIAAVEAAGPLHRVLVPTAAGALVTLVFLLWRRPMGGHGTARIIEAIWHRDRQLALGPTMVRGLLSIVGVGMGASLGREGALVQAGAASGSWLATRLRLDERQARVLVACGAASGIAAAYDTPIGGALFGLEVLLGSFALELLGPIVVSCVVATAVSRILPGAHMTYIIPEYELLHPRELIPALVLAPFLGLASVIYVRVMGWVEVTFERFPRWMRPLLPVLGLFIVGLMSLRWAPVLGNGFDTVHAMLLGTVQLKALLLFPVLKLLASALCTASGVPGGLFTPSLFYGAAIGGAAGELLALAFPGLAPPGALALVGMAGVLAGTTHAAVSSVLIIFEMTGDYGVILPLMLSAAIAAATSRAIEPDSLYTAPLRRRGVRLPEFPRPDWLRRTPVAALVVPDAERVEPTMPFDQMLKKLLSLPPGHDLYVTTTDNELLGVIQLDALKGTISDHAHLGMIVAADVVNRDVLPITTTMSLAEVAQRFAETDLERLPVVDDRRRLVGTVAMRHVLARGTF; from the coding sequence GTGCCTCCCGGCGGCGCGCCGCCGCTGTTCTTCCGCTCCCTGCGAGACTTCCTCCGCATCCTCCCGGCGGCCGCGCAGCGCTTCTGGGTGCTGGTCATCGCGACGGGGCTGCTGTCGGGCCTGGGCGCCGGGGCGCTCCTCTACGTGCTGCGGCTCGTCCAGGGGCTCGCCTGGCCGGACGCGGACCGGTTCATCGCCGCCGTCGAGGCGGCGGGGCCGCTCCACCGCGTGCTCGTGCCGACCGCCGCGGGCGCGCTCGTGACGTTGGTGTTCCTGCTGTGGCGTCGCCCCATGGGTGGTCACGGCACGGCGCGCATCATCGAGGCGATCTGGCACCGCGACCGGCAGCTCGCGCTCGGGCCCACCATGGTGCGCGGGCTGCTCTCCATCGTGGGCGTGGGCATGGGCGCGTCGCTCGGCCGCGAGGGCGCGCTCGTCCAGGCGGGGGCGGCTTCGGGCTCGTGGCTCGCCACGCGGCTCCGTCTCGACGAGCGCCAGGCGCGCGTCCTGGTCGCGTGCGGGGCCGCGTCGGGGATCGCCGCCGCGTACGACACCCCCATCGGCGGCGCGCTCTTCGGCCTCGAGGTGCTGCTCGGCTCGTTCGCGCTCGAGCTCCTCGGGCCCATCGTCGTGTCGTGCGTGGTGGCCACCGCCGTGTCGCGCATCCTTCCGGGCGCGCACATGACGTACATCATCCCGGAGTACGAGCTGCTCCACCCGCGGGAGCTCATCCCCGCCCTCGTCCTCGCGCCGTTCCTCGGGCTCGCGTCGGTCATCTACGTCCGCGTCATGGGCTGGGTGGAGGTCACCTTCGAGCGGTTCCCGCGCTGGATGAGGCCGCTCCTGCCGGTGCTCGGGCTCTTCATCGTCGGGCTCATGTCGCTGCGCTGGGCGCCGGTGCTGGGCAACGGCTTCGACACCGTGCACGCCATGCTGCTCGGGACCGTGCAGCTGAAGGCATTGCTGCTCTTCCCCGTCCTGAAGCTGCTGGCGAGCGCGCTCTGCACCGCCTCGGGCGTCCCGGGCGGCCTCTTCACGCCGTCGCTGTTCTACGGCGCGGCCATCGGCGGGGCGGCGGGCGAGCTGCTCGCGCTGGCGTTCCCGGGGCTGGCGCCGCCCGGCGCGCTCGCCCTCGTCGGGATGGCCGGCGTGCTCGCCGGCACGACCCACGCCGCGGTCTCCTCGGTGCTCATCATCTTCGAGATGACCGGCGACTACGGGGTCATCCTCCCCCTCATGCTCTCCGCCGCCATCGCCGCGGCGACGAGCCGCGCGATCGAGCCCGACTCGCTCTACACGGCGCCGCTGCGCCGCCGCGGCGTGCGCCTGCCCGAGTTCCCGCGCCCCGACTGGTTGCGCCGGACGCCCGTCGCCGCGCTGGTGGTGCCCGACGCCGAGCGCGTCGAGCCGACCATGCCCTTCGACCAGATGCTGAAGAAGCTCCTCTCGCTCCCGCCCGGCCACGATCTCTACGTGACCACGACCGACAACGAGCTCCTCGGCGTCATCCAGCTCGACGCGCTCAAGGGGACCATCTCCGACCACGCGCACCTCGGCATGATCGTGGCGGCGGACGTGGTGAACCGCGACGTGCTGCCGATCACCACGACGATGTCGCTCGCCGAGGTCGCCCAGCGCTTCGCCGAGACGGACCTCGAGCGGCTGCCGGTGGTCGACGATCGGCGGCGGCTGGTCGGGACGGTGGCCATGCGCCACGTGCTCGCGCGCGGGACGTTCTAG